The window GGTCAAAATAGCCACCAAAGTCATGGCTGGGAGATCACTTCGGGAACAGGGCTACGAAACGGGTCTCTGGAGAAAACAGAAGTTGGTGGGTATAAAGGCACCGGTCTTCTCTATGTCGAAATTGGTAGGGGTGGATACGTACCTTGGCCCAGAGATGAAGTCCACCGGCGAAGTGATGGGTATCGACTACACTTTCGAAGCGGCACTGGCAAAGTCACTCATGGCAGCTGGCCTCATGTTACCTTCCAAGGGCGCAATCCTTCTAAGTATTGCTGACCGAGACAAGTCTGAGTCGCTGCCAACCATCAGGAGACTTGTGGGAGCTGGCTACGAGCTTTATGCGACCGAGGGCACAGCATTAATGATTGAAAAGGAGGGACTGCCGGTAAAGCAGATCACCAAAAAGCTCAGTGAAGGGCATCCCAATGTGGTGGATGTCATAAGGGAAGGCTGGGTTGATGGTGTCATCAATACTATCACCGGAGCGCGTACTCCACTACGGGATGGGTTCGCCATACGCCGAGCTGCTGCAGAGAAGCGCATCCCTTGCTTTACTTCCCTGGACACAGCCCGGGTGGCAGTGGAAGCCATGGCGAGCAGCAATCATGCTTTCAATGTTAAGCCACTGAAAGAGTACCTGAGGAGATGAGGCAGATTGATGCGCCTGTCACATCTTTTCTGAAAGCGGTCTAATTGGCTTTGGACTACTGGTGGGCTTCTTGAAGTTGTGAGCCAACTATAGAGCCAAGCACTGAACTACGGTCTCAGCTCCGATCTTAGAGGATGGGCAGATATCTCTTCAGTTCGTAGTCAGTGACCTCCGTCCTGTAGAGATCCCATTCAATCTTCTTGTTCTGGATAAAGCTGTTAAAAACGTGATCACCCAGGGCTTTCCTCACCAGTTTGCTGCCTTCAGCTAGCTCAATGGCTTCAGCCAGACTTCCAGGCAGCATCCTTATGCCCCTCTTTTCTCGCTCCTCCGGCTTCAGCTCATAGACGTTCTCTTCCGCCGGCTTCGGCAGGGGGTACTCCTTCTCAATCCCCTCCAGTCCTGCTGCCAGTATGACGCTGAAGCAGAGATAGGGGTTGCATGCCGGGTCTGGCGAGCGGAATTCGATTCTGGTGGCCTTCTCTCTTCCAGGTTGATACTGGGGAATCCGGATAAGGTCGGAGCGATTGCGGCACGCCCAGGTAACGTAGACCGGTGCTTCATAGCCTGGAACCAGCCGCTTATAGGAGTTGACCCACTGACTGGTGACCGCGGTGATCTCTGGGGCATGTTTCAACAATCCAGCCAGGAAGCATTTTCCTACCTTCGATAGATGGTAGACGTCGTTCTTGTCAAAGAACGCATTCCGGTCACCTCTGAATAGCGATATGTGTACGTGCATGCCACTGCCATTGACTTTCCCGATAGGCTTGGGCATAAACGTGGCATATACACCATGCTTCTGAGCAATTTCCTTCACGGTAGTCCGGTAGGTCATGACATGGTCAGCCATGGTCAAGGCATCCGTATACCTCAGGTCTATCTCGTGCTGGCTGGGAGCGGCCTCATGGTGTGCGTATTCGACGCCGATGCCCATCTCCTCCAGAGTGAGTATCGTCTGCCTTCTCAATTCGCTGGCCACGTTAGGAGGTGTCACATCGAAATAACCACCCCTGTCCAAAACGGTGGTATCCTCATTGCTGCGGAAGTAAAAGTACTCCAATTCTGGCCCCACGTAGCAGGTAAGGCCCTTGTCGGCTGCCCTCTTCAAGTTCCTTTTCAGCACAAACCGGGGATCACCTTCGAAGGGTTGTCCATTAGGCCAGTAGATGTCACAGAACATCTTGGCAGTAGCATGCTCCAGTGGTCTCCAGGGGACGATCGAGAACGTATTGGGATCAGGCCGAGCTATCATGTCACTCTCGTCAATGCGGACAAATCCCTCAACAGATGAACCGTCAAAGCCCAATCCTTCGTCAAACGCCCTTTCGAGTTCCTCCACCGTAACGGAGAAGCTCTTCAGAAAACCCAGGATATCGGTGAACCACATCCTGATGAACTTGACATCCCGTTCCTTCACCACCCTGAACACATTTTCCCTGGCGTCTCCGGCCTTCTTTGGAGTCCTAGTAGCCATATCCCCTCCTTGAGATGTCTCTCACTGGATACCCTGACGTTTGTGCCTAAAGACCTGCTCAGGCCCAACCTGAGTCTATTTCTTGGCCTGTATGTCAGACTTGGCCATGGCCTTGAATTCTGCTACCGACTGTTTACCGAGGTCTTCGCCGTTGCGCAGGCGCACCGAGACACTGGCAGCAGCCGCTTCTTTGTCGCCAACCACTAGCATATAGGGAATCTTCTGCAACTGGGCCTCGCGAATCTTGTAGTTCATCCTTTCAGGGCGTACATCAACCTGGATACGAAGGCCTTCGGCTTTCAACTCAGCTTCCACCTTTCGGGCATAGTCGGTGTGCCGGTCCGAGATGGGGATGATCATTGCCTGAACAGGCGCTAGCCATACCGGGAACGCTCCGCCATAGTGCTCGACCAGCACTCCAAAAAAGCGCTCCAGGCTCCCCAGGAGAGCACGGTGAACCATATAAGGCCGCCGTTCCTTCCCGTCCTCGCCAATGAAAGTCATGTCGAATCGCTCAGGTTCAGTGAAATCGAACTGGATAGTCGAACACTGCCACGCGCGCCCTAGGACGTCCTTGATCTTTATATCAATCTTGGGCCCATAGAATACGGCTTCGCCTTCTTTCCGCTCATGTGGCAGGTTTCGGGCTTCCAACGCCTTGAGTAAAGAGCCCTCCGCCTGTTGCCACATGGCATCGCTGCCCACGTACTTTCCCAGGTTCTGAGGATCGCGCACGCTCAGTTCTACCTTGTACTCCTCGAAACCAAAGGCACGCAGCATACTGAGGCTGAAGTCCAGTACTCGCAGGATCTCATCCTCAATCTGCTCCGGGGTACAGAAGATATGTGCATCGTCCTGGGTGAAGCCCCGCACTCTGAGAAGCCCGTGCAGTGTGCCGCTCCGTTCATAGCGGTAGACAGTTCCGAGCTCGGCCCAGCGC is drawn from Chloroflexota bacterium and contains these coding sequences:
- a CDS encoding glutamine synthetase family protein is translated as MATRTPKKAGDARENVFRVVKERDVKFIRMWFTDILGFLKSFSVTVEELERAFDEGLGFDGSSVEGFVRIDESDMIARPDPNTFSIVPWRPLEHATAKMFCDIYWPNGQPFEGDPRFVLKRNLKRAADKGLTCYVGPELEYFYFRSNEDTTVLDRGGYFDVTPPNVASELRRQTILTLEEMGIGVEYAHHEAAPSQHEIDLRYTDALTMADHVMTYRTTVKEIAQKHGVYATFMPKPIGKVNGSGMHVHISLFRGDRNAFFDKNDVYHLSKVGKCFLAGLLKHAPEITAVTSQWVNSYKRLVPGYEAPVYVTWACRNRSDLIRIPQYQPGREKATRIEFRSPDPACNPYLCFSVILAAGLEGIEKEYPLPKPAEENVYELKPEEREKRGIRMLPGSLAEAIELAEGSKLVRKALGDHVFNSFIQNKKIEWDLYRTEVTDYELKRYLPIL